In Candidatus Baltobacteraceae bacterium, the DNA window CGCGAGCGTTCGGGCACTGGGGAGCATATGGCCGCTCCGACGATCGTCGTTGCCGAAGACGACGGTGCTATTCGGGATCTGCTTGCCCATCATCTCGAGCGCGAAGGCTTCAGCGTCGTCGCGGTCTGCGACGGCAATGCCGCGCTTCGCAGTGCGCGATATTGCGCTGACCTGATGATTCTCGATATAGGGCTCCCCGGCGTTGACGGATTCGACGTCGTGCGCGCGCTTCGGCGGGAGGAGCGAGCGGTGCCGATCGTCATGCTGACCGCGCGCATCGACGAGATCGATCGGGTCGTCGGTTTCGAACTCGGCGCCGACGATTACATTTGCAAGCCGTTTTCTCCCCGCGAGGTCGTGGCGCGCGTGCGCGCCGTGCTGCGGCGTTCCGGCCGAACGCTCGA includes these proteins:
- a CDS encoding response regulator transcription factor, which codes for MAAPTIVVAEDDGAIRDLLAHHLEREGFSVVAVCDGNAALRSARYCADLMILDIGLPGVDGFDVVRALRREERAVPIVMLTARIDEIDRVVGFELGADDYICKPFSPREVVARVRAVLRRSGRTLDAAPAALRFGRLEIDEAAREARVDGADVHLKPREFALLLELAVNAGVALSRERLLERVWGFDFDGDERTVDVHVRRLRSKIEEDAGLPPIVQTIHGYGYKFVRA